The genomic DNA TATACGCTCTAATACTATTATACCAAATAGATACAAAAAACAAAAATAAAAGGAATAATTTTAGCTACTTCTTTTACTTCAATGTGTAGTCTATAATAAATTTATAATAATAATTAAATAATATTATTTAATTTAATTATTATGTAATCTAAAATAAGTCAAATTTGTATGAGAGGTTAAAATGAAACAAATGGAATTAGCTATTGTAAGTTTAAAAAAAGACGCTGGAGAAATTTATGAAAATCAAATAAGGCAATTCTTAGGTGATAATCTAAAGATAAATTTATACTCATTTGAAGAGGGAAATTTAAAGTTTTTTAAAGAAAAACTTATACTCCTATCTGCTTATTTAAAATATGATGAAATAGTAAAATTATCTCACTATGATGCTCAAATCATTGTTCCCAAGTTGACATTTGAAAAGAACAGTATTGATATGATATCCAAATTAGAAAAAGATAAAATTATTTATGTATATAACTTAAGTAAAGATATGGCAATAGAAACAATTTCTTTAATACATAGATTAGGAATAGACAATATAAATATCCTGCCCTGCTATCCAGAGATTGAGTTTACTCCCACAGATGCTGTAATCCTAACTCCTGGCGAAAAAATCTTGCCTAAGTTTAAAAATTGTGAAGTTATAGATTTAAAATACAGAATAATAGATTTAAGTTGTATTGTTGAAATTGCTACAAAAACCAAATTAAAACATCTAATAAAAGATGACCTAATAAAAAAATACGTAGAAAAAATAATTCCTACAAGTTATAGTACAGGTGAGTTATTGTTAGATGCAAATAAGTTTGAAAGACAATTTGATTTGTTACTATCTATAATTGATGATGGAATTATATGCACAAATAACGATGGAATAATTCAATTCTATAATCATATGGCTAGAAAAATTTTGTCTATAAATGCAAATGAAATGATTGACTCATTTGTTGGTGATTGCATAAAAGACATCAATTTTCAAAGCATATTGACCAATAAAACTCCATTTTTTGAGAAATTGATTAAAATAAATCATATTGATATAAATTTAGAGATTAAACATATACAATTAAATGTATTTGATGGATTTATACTAAAGATGACAAAGTTTTCTCAATTAGAAAAAAAGCAAGCTAAATTAAGAGCACAACTAGTAAACTCTGGTAATATCAGTAAATACACATTTGATGACATATTAGGTTCTAGTATACAAACTATTAATACAAAAAAAATTGCTAATAAAATGGCTCAATCAAATTCATCTATCCTTATAATTGGTGAAAGTGGTACTGGTAAAGAATTATTTGCTCAATCCATTCATAGTGCTTCTAGGAGAAAAGATGGTCCTTTTGTCGCAGTAAATTGTAGTACTTTTCAAGAAAATCTACTGCAAAGTGAATTATTTGGCTATGATGAAGGGGCTTTTACTGGTGCTAAAAAAGGTGGGAAAATTGGTTTATTTGAATTAGCCAACAATGGAACTATATTTTTAGACGAAATTGGAGAAATGGATTTAAATTCTCAATCTAAATTACTTAGAGTCATACAAGAAAAACAAGTACGACGTATTGGTTCTAATAATGTCATTGACATTGATGTAAGAATAATTGCAGCTACTAATAGAAATTTAAAAGAACTTGTATCTAAAAATATGTTTAGAAGAGATTTATATTTTAGGTTGAATGTTCTTCCCCTTAAAATACATCCACTTAGGGAAAGACCTGCTGATATATTTGAAATTTTTGGTTCATTAAAATATGATATTCCATGTAATTTTATTCTAAGTGAGGAAGTAAAAGAAATCTTTAAAATGTATAGATGGGAAGGAAATGTAAGAGAATTAAGAAACTTAGGAGAATACTTCTGTTACTTGGAAAAAGATATTATAGAAATATGTGATTTACCTGAATATATATTGGATACTATAGATTCAAATTATAGTAGAACCGTTTGTAATAAAGTAAGTGATAATATAAAAAAGTATCAATTCAACATTGGCAAAGACAAAAACATCATGGAATACGACTATAATTTTAAAAAGTCACTAGATGAATACATATTTATATTGGATAATTTAAAAAAGGCTTATGATTTAAAAGAAAGAATAGGTAGAAAAAGCTTATGTAAAATAGCTTTAGAGGAAAATAGATTTTTGACAGAACAACAGATTAGAAATATGCTTTTAGAACTACAAGACTTTGGGCTTGTAGACATACTTATTGGTCGTGGAGGTTCAATTATAACATCAAAAGGAGTAGAATTTCTAAAAAATATAAATAGGTCTAACAAGTTAAACAGTTAAACCTATTTAACCTATTTAATTACATTTTCATATATTTAAAAATTTATTAGAAATAACCTTTTCCACAAAGTTTTAAGTATAATTAATATTTTTATCTTATCTATGCTCTGAAATTACTTAATATTAAATATTAACTTGTGAATAAATATTTTTTATTATCAATATTGGCACGTTGTTTGCTTAATATTATTAACATAAAATTAAAATTACTGGAGGTATTTACAATGAATTATAATTTTAATGAGATTGTTGATAGAAGCAATAATTTTTCATCTAAATGGTCAGAAATGGAAAAAAAGTATGGAACTAATGATTTACTTCCTATGTGGGTGGCTGACATGGATTTTAAGGCTGCACCTT from Clostridioides difficile ATCC 9689 = DSM 1296 includes the following:
- a CDS encoding sigma-54 interaction domain-containing protein, whose amino-acid sequence is MKQMELAIVSLKKDAGEIYENQIRQFLGDNLKINLYSFEEGNLKFFKEKLILLSAYLKYDEIVKLSHYDAQIIVPKLTFEKNSIDMISKLEKDKIIYVYNLSKDMAIETISLIHRLGIDNINILPCYPEIEFTPTDAVILTPGEKILPKFKNCEVIDLKYRIIDLSCIVEIATKTKLKHLIKDDLIKKYVEKIIPTSYSTGELLLDANKFERQFDLLLSIIDDGIICTNNDGIIQFYNHMARKILSINANEMIDSFVGDCIKDINFQSILTNKTPFFEKLIKINHIDINLEIKHIQLNVFDGFILKMTKFSQLEKKQAKLRAQLVNSGNISKYTFDDILGSSIQTINTKKIANKMAQSNSSILIIGESGTGKELFAQSIHSASRRKDGPFVAVNCSTFQENLLQSELFGYDEGAFTGAKKGGKIGLFELANNGTIFLDEIGEMDLNSQSKLLRVIQEKQVRRIGSNNVIDIDVRIIAATNRNLKELVSKNMFRRDLYFRLNVLPLKIHPLRERPADIFEIFGSLKYDIPCNFILSEEVKEIFKMYRWEGNVRELRNLGEYFCYLEKDIIEICDLPEYILDTIDSNYSRTVCNKVSDNIKKYQFNIGKDKNIMEYDYNFKKSLDEYIFILDNLKKAYDLKERIGRKSLCKIALEENRFLTEQQIRNMLLELQDFGLVDILIGRGGSIITSKGVEFLKNINRSNKLNS